In Gigantopelta aegis isolate Gae_Host chromosome 6, Gae_host_genome, whole genome shotgun sequence, the following are encoded in one genomic region:
- the LOC121375692 gene encoding uncharacterized protein LOC121375692, whose translation MKLSSENVVISLPPTLGAVLRVLGPLVKYRIEHNGDSAVVTLSYGATNSSGSKRRNRRRRPKTSQGGPNLAAQPPGAVPPAPKRKIRPTGARQGDPNPVAKPPGAVHSAQPLPVSDRKHSPGAEQGGPKLSAPLTVAIPPDDPPAEMETGHVIVTDPPASPQAPSTDDVVADPAAGGESKRRKMSTVSEPGTLDQSEWTIVCENIPSKWQGCIHGDFTDTNQLKGLWNENNWRNLPNGIGKYQLHSTGTGNQIHVTAKQDGLYRQGLLIPDMTNTTIHRILKIVLRDIYPAAIYRNIKVLIEGLPNFRPGQSITSP comes from the coding sequence ATGAAGTTGTCTAGCGAGAACGTGGTGATTTCTCTCCCCCCCACCCTGGGGGCTGTGTTGCGTGTACTTGGCCCACTAGTCAAGTACCGCATTGAACACAATGGAGACAGTGCTGTTGTAACCTTGAGTTACGGAGCTACCAACTCATCAGGATCGAAGAGGAGGAACCGGAGGCGGCGACCTAAGACTTCGCAGGGGGGACCAAACCtagcggctcaaccgccaggagCGGTCCCACCTGCCCCGAAGAGGAAGATCAGACCAACGGGAGCGAGAcagggtgatccaaacccggtggctaaaccaccgggggcggttcaCTCTGCGCAGCCGCTCCCAGTTTCTGACCGgaagcactcgccaggagcggaacaggggggaccaaagctgtcagctccactgacagtggcgatCCCTCCTGACGACCCACCTGCTGAGATGGAAACTGGACACGTCATCGTGACGGACCCCCCAGCGAGCCCACAAGCGCCTTCCACTGATGATGTTGTTGCCGACCCTGCAGCCGGAGGGGAGTCCAAGAGGAGGAAGATGTCAACGGTGTCCGAACCGGGGACACTCGACCAATCCGAATGGACTATCGTTTGTGAAAACATCCCATCCAAATGGCAGGGTTGTATCCACGGCGACTTCACCGACACCAACCAACTAAAGGGACTCTGGAATGAGAACAATTGGCGAAACCTACCCAACGGAATTGGAAAATACCAACTTCACTCAACAGGAACTGGCAACCAGATCCACGTGACTGCAAAACAGGACGGACTGTACAGGCAAGGACTCTTGATACCGGATATGACCAATACTACGATCCATCGTATCCTCAAGATAGTGCTGAGAGATATATATCCGGCAGCCATCTACAGGAATATCAAGGTCTTGattgaaggactccccaacttcaggcCTGGACAGTCCATCACCTCACCATGA